The Prochlorococcus marinus XMU1404 region AATAATATTGCAGGGTTATTGATAATAGCCCTAGCAATAGCTACTCGTTGTTGTTGACCTCCTGATAATTGGTTAGGGCGATTATTCATTCTTTCAGAAAGGCCAACTTTCTCTAAAGCACTTTTACCTTGCTCTAATCTTTGCTCAGGCTCAATACCAGCATAAATCATCGGTAAAATTACGTTTTCAAGTGCTGTTGCATCTGAAAGAAGATGAAATTGTTGAAAAACAAAGCCTAATTTTTGGTTTCTTACCTCCGCTAGCTCATCATCAGATAATTTCTCAACAGGGATACCATTTAATTTATAAACACCTTCAGATGGTCTATCTAGACATCCAATAATATTCATTGCTGTACTTTTACCTGAGCCACTTGCTCCCATTACAGCTAAATAGTCACCTTTAAAAATTTCTAAATTAATGCTGTCTAAGGCTTTAACAGTTAGATCATCTTTCCCGTATGTTTTAGATATTCTTTCTAAACTTGCGATTTTCTTAGACATTTCTTGAACTATTCTTCTAAGTAATATTGTTTGTTATGGCCAGAATATCTTGTAAAAAAGGAGTTTCTGAAACTGCTGTGTTAGCTAATTTAAAAAGAGGATTAGAAAGGATTCCTCCAAGAGCTGTTACCGCCACGCAAGTATAAAGCGCAATTCTCAATGGAGGTAAACCTACAATTCCCCAATTAATTTCAGGATATGATTTGACTATTTCTGAAGCTTCCTGTGGTTCTTTAACTACCATCATTTTTATCACTGAAATGTAGTAATAAATAGAAATTACTGAAGTTACAAGTCCAACTATTACTAATAGGTATTGATGATTCGCCCAACCAGCAAAGAATAAATATATCTTTCCAAAAAATCCCAACATTGGAGGTAAACCTCCAAGAGAAAGAAGACATAGGCTTAATCCTAGGGTAATGAGAGGATCTTTTTGGTAAAGTCCTGAGTAATCAAGAATTCTGTCAGAACCGGTTCTTAGAGAGAAAAGTATTACACAAGAAAAAGCACCTAAATTCATAAACAAATATGCAGCTAAATATAAAACAGCCGCCGATAAACCATCTTGAGTCCCAGATACTATTCCAATCATTACAAATCCAGCTTGTCCAATAGAACTGTAAGCTAACATCCTTTTCATTGAGGTTTGAGCAAGGGCTACAACATTTCCAAGAGCCATGCTCAATATGGCTAATATAGTAAATAAAAGTTTCCATTCATCATCGAAAGAAGAGAAGGTAGTGCTCAATATTCTTATCGCAAATGCAAACCCAGCTGTTTTTGACCCAACAGACAAAAAAGCCACTACAGGTGTAGGTGATCCCTCATACACATCTGGAGTCCATTGATGAAAAGGAACTGCAGCGATTTTAAAAGCAACGGTTGATAAGACAAATACGAGAGATAGAGAGGTAATGAATGAGGGTTTGTTTATAATCTCGGAACCAATTATTGCTAAGTTTGTAGAACCACTTAAACCATAAAGGAAAGAGGCGCCATACAAGTAGACAGCAGCAGCCGCCGAACCAACAAGTAAATATTTTAAAGCAGCCTCTGAACTCCGTGGGTCTCTCTTGAGGTAACCAGATAGCAAATAGCTCGCAACCGATAAAGTCTCAAGAGATATAAATAAACTAATAAGGTCAGTAGATCCACACAAAAGCATTGCACCAAGAGTTGCGGAAAGAACTATCGCTGCGAATTCGCCAATAGGACTTCCACTTTGTTCTGTATAGCGCCAACTTATAAGTAAAGAGATTAAAGTTGATAAAGATATTATTGCTCTAAATGCGATTGCTAAATTATCTGAATTAAAGGATCCAAGAAAGGCACTTTCCACTGGATTACTCCATTGCAAGGCCAAACTAACAAGAGAGCTGCCAATTGATAAATAGCAGATTATTGGTGCCCATTTTGATGCAGTTTTTTCTCCAGCTAAATCTACAAGAAGTGTCCCAACAATACCTAGTAAAATAAAAGCCTCTGGAATTATGGCTTGGGCGTTTAAATTAATTGTAAAGATTTCGTTGGGCACTTTATTAAATTGGATTAAATTAGATGTTTGATTGTAAGAGTCTAAGAGTTAATCTTAACTTGATTATAATTTGTAGGTATGATTTTTGAAATTTTAAGTAGAAATTACTTGAATAACCTTCAATTAATCATAATATGCCCTTACTAAACAAATAAACCAATTTTTGAAATAAACCTTGGATCACACACTTGTTATTGTTGAAAGTCCCACCAAAGCAAAAACTATAAGAAAGTTTTTGCCTTCTAATTATGAAGTTCTTGCTTCAATGGGGCACGTAAGAGATCTTCCAAAAGGAGCTGCCGAAATCCCTGCTGCAGTTAAAAAAGAAAAATGGTCAAGGATAGGAGTTAATACAGGAGAAGATTTTGAACCACTTTACATAGTCCCAAAAGATAAGAAAAAGGTTGTTAAAGAACTGAAAGATGCATTGAAAAATGCGACCCAACTATTATTGGCAACTGATGAAGATAGAGAGGGAGAGAGTATTAGCTGGCATCTTCTACAAATACTTAAGCCTAAAATACCAACTAAGAGAATGGTTTTTCATGAAATTACAAAAAAGGCAATTAATAAGGCTTTAGATCGAACAAGAGAAATTGATATGGAACTTGTTCAGGCTCAAGAAACCAGGAGAATCTTGGACAGGCTTTTTGGATATGAATTATCACCTTTACTTTGGAAGAAAGTAGCTCCCCGATTATCTGCTGGCCGTGTTCAATCAGTTTCTGTAAGACTTCTTGTTAGAAGAGAGAGAGAAAGAAGATCCTTTAAAAAAGCTAACTACTGGGGTATGAAAGCTTCCCTATTAAAAGATAATGTTACTTTCGAAACTAAATTATTTAGCTTAAACGGTCAAAGAATTTCTAATGGTTCTGATTTCGATGAACAGACTGGCAAATTAAAAAAAGGAAATAAATCTTTAATAATTGGAGAAGAAAAAGTAAATGAATTATTGAAGACTTTTTCCTCTGAAGATTGGGTTGTCTCAAATATTGAAAAAAAACCATCCACGCGAAAGCCAGTTCCTCCATTTACAACTAGTACATTGCAACAAGAAGCAAACAGAAAGCTTCGTTTGTCTGCAAGAGAAACTATGAGATGTGCACAAGGCCTATATGAGAGAGGTTTTATAACATATATGAGGACTGATTCAGTTCATCTTTCCGAACAAGCAACAAGAGCTGCTAGAGAATGCGTCAGTTCTATGTATGGAAAAGAATATTTATCTAACTCACCAAGAAAATTTAATTCAACTGCTAGGAATGCTCAAGAAGCCCATGAAGCTATTAGGCCGGCAGGTGAGGTATTTAAAACACCAAAAGAAACCAAACTAACTGGTAGAGACTTATCTCTTTACGATTTAATTTGGAAAAGAACTGTAGCGAGTCAAATGGCTGAAGCTAGGCTAACAATGATTAATGCTGAAATTAGTGTGGGGAATGGGTTATTTAAATCGAGCGGCAAAAGTATTGATTTCGCAGGATTCTTCAGAGCTTATGTTGAAGGAAGTGATGACCCAAGTTCATCCCTCGAACAACAAGAAATTATTCTCCCAAAATTAACAATTGGAACATGTCTTGAAGTTACTAAAAAAGAATCTACTTTTCATGAAACCAAACCACCTGCAAGATATACAGAGGCTGCATTAGTTAAAGTTCTTGAAAAAGAAGGGATTGGAAGACCTTCTACCTACGCAAGCATTATTGGGACAATTGTTGATAGAGGTTATGCAAATATATCTTCCAATACTTTGGCTCCAACGTTCACAGCTTTTGCTGTAACCGCTCTATTAGAAGAACATTTTCCTGATCTAGTTGATACTACTTTTACTGCAAAAATGGAATCTTCATTGGATGAAATATCTTCAGGTAATCTTGAGTGGCTACCATATCTCGAGACTTTTTATAAAGGTAAAAATGGTTTGGAGGTGAAAGTTCAGAAAACAGAGGGTGATATTGATGGTAAAGCTTATAGACAAGTTGATTTCGAAGACCTTCCTTGCGTAGTCAGAATAGGCTCTAACGGACCTTGGCTAGAGGGTATAAAAATTGATGAATCTGGTAATGAAATACAAGCGAAAGGTAATCTTCCAATGGATATTACTCCTGGGGATTTAGATATAAAGCAAGTTGATCAGATTTTAAGTGGTCCATCAGATCTTGGAACGGATCCAAAAACTGGGGAAAAAGTTTTTTTAAGATTTGGCCCTTACGGACCTTACGTACAATTGGGAAATAATGATCAAGCTAAAGCTAAACCAAGAAGAGCTTCATTACCCAAAGAGTTGAAAACTGATGATTTAACTTTAGATGAGGCTCTTATACTTTTAAGTCTGCCTAGATTATTAGGAGCTCATCCTGAAGGAGGTGTTGTTGAGGCTGACAGAGGAAGATTTGGCCCTTATATTAAATGGATTAAAAATGAAAATGAATCTGAAAACAGATCATTAAAAAAAGAAGATGATGTTTTTACCGTTGAACTCAAACGAGCATTAGAAATCCTTGCGATGCCGAAAATGGGTAGAGGAGGTCAAGAGGTACTTAAAGACTTTGGAAAACCAAAAGAATTCAAAGAAAAAATTCAAATATTAAATGGAAGATATGGGGTCTATTTAAAATGTGGCAAAACTAACGTTTCGCTTGCTAAAGATACTGATTTAGAAAAATTTTCAGTAGATGATGCAGTAGTTCTTCTGGAAGAAAAACTAAAAGATCAAAAAGTATCTACTTCGAAAAAAACTAAAGTAAGTAATAAAAAAAATATAAGGAAAAGGAAAAGTTAGAAAAAATATGATTTTTAAAAAAAAAGAATTTTTTTTATTAATTTTTTTAATCTTATTGCAATCATGTTCTGGAGGGAGAATTGGAAATTTTCTTGAGAGTAGTTTTAATGATTTAGAAAAAATAAGCCAAGATAAAGATTTACAAAAGAATTTAGAAAATAAAAAAATTGTAGAAAAAGAAAATAATGAAATTAATAATAAAGAGATAAAAAAAGTAGAAAAGCCAAAAAATGTTCTAGAAAATGAAAAGAATATTAATTTAGAGAAAATACCAAAACAAAAAAAAGACAAAATAAAGAATTCTTCAAAAAAAAGAAAAATTGAGCTTCAATCTTACAAAATTATATTGATCTTAAAAAATGTAGATCCAAAAGATCCTACTGAAAAGTTAAGTTCCATATTAAGTAATTCTGAGGTAAATTTTGAAATAGAAAAGATTGAACGTATCGGAGATTAAAAAAAATAAAATTAT contains the following coding sequences:
- a CDS encoding NAD(P)H-quinone oxidoreductase subunit N — protein: MPNEIFTINLNAQAIIPEAFILLGIVGTLLVDLAGEKTASKWAPIICYLSIGSSLVSLALQWSNPVESAFLGSFNSDNLAIAFRAIISLSTLISLLISWRYTEQSGSPIGEFAAIVLSATLGAMLLCGSTDLISLFISLETLSVASYLLSGYLKRDPRSSEAALKYLLVGSAAAAVYLYGASFLYGLSGSTNLAIIGSEIINKPSFITSLSLVFVLSTVAFKIAAVPFHQWTPDVYEGSPTPVVAFLSVGSKTAGFAFAIRILSTTFSSFDDEWKLLFTILAILSMALGNVVALAQTSMKRMLAYSSIGQAGFVMIGIVSGTQDGLSAAVLYLAAYLFMNLGAFSCVILFSLRTGSDRILDYSGLYQKDPLITLGLSLCLLSLGGLPPMLGFFGKIYLFFAGWANHQYLLVIVGLVTSVISIYYYISVIKMMVVKEPQEASEIVKSYPEINWGIVGLPPLRIALYTCVAVTALGGILSNPLFKLANTAVSETPFLQDILAITNNIT
- the topA gene encoding type I DNA topoisomerase → MDHTLVIVESPTKAKTIRKFLPSNYEVLASMGHVRDLPKGAAEIPAAVKKEKWSRIGVNTGEDFEPLYIVPKDKKKVVKELKDALKNATQLLLATDEDREGESISWHLLQILKPKIPTKRMVFHEITKKAINKALDRTREIDMELVQAQETRRILDRLFGYELSPLLWKKVAPRLSAGRVQSVSVRLLVRRERERRSFKKANYWGMKASLLKDNVTFETKLFSLNGQRISNGSDFDEQTGKLKKGNKSLIIGEEKVNELLKTFSSEDWVVSNIEKKPSTRKPVPPFTTSTLQQEANRKLRLSARETMRCAQGLYERGFITYMRTDSVHLSEQATRAARECVSSMYGKEYLSNSPRKFNSTARNAQEAHEAIRPAGEVFKTPKETKLTGRDLSLYDLIWKRTVASQMAEARLTMINAEISVGNGLFKSSGKSIDFAGFFRAYVEGSDDPSSSLEQQEIILPKLTIGTCLEVTKKESTFHETKPPARYTEAALVKVLEKEGIGRPSTYASIIGTIVDRGYANISSNTLAPTFTAFAVTALLEEHFPDLVDTTFTAKMESSLDEISSGNLEWLPYLETFYKGKNGLEVKVQKTEGDIDGKAYRQVDFEDLPCVVRIGSNGPWLEGIKIDESGNEIQAKGNLPMDITPGDLDIKQVDQILSGPSDLGTDPKTGEKVFLRFGPYGPYVQLGNNDQAKAKPRRASLPKELKTDDLTLDEALILLSLPRLLGAHPEGGVVEADRGRFGPYIKWIKNENESENRSLKKEDDVFTVELKRALEILAMPKMGRGGQEVLKDFGKPKEFKEKIQILNGRYGVYLKCGKTNVSLAKDTDLEKFSVDDAVVLLEEKLKDQKVSTSKKTKVSNKKNIRKRKS
- a CDS encoding ABC transporter ATP-binding protein, with the protein product MSKKIASLERISKTYGKDDLTVKALDSINLEIFKGDYLAVMGASGSGKSTAMNIIGCLDRPSEGVYKLNGIPVEKLSDDELAEVRNQKLGFVFQQFHLLSDATALENVILPMIYAGIEPEQRLEQGKSALEKVGLSERMNNRPNQLSGGQQQRVAIARAIINNPAILLADEPTGALDSKTTEDVLDLFDKLHESGITIVLVTHENEVANRAKKVAKFKDGRIVELKVN